The DNA window GAACCGGATGCGCGAATCGTCGCCTGCACCGAGGCCCTTGCCCTGCCCGCCCGATCCGCTCAGCGGTGGCAGTCCTGGTCGGCGACCGCCCATCGCGCCCGGGACTCCGCCCGACACGTCCCGGCTACACACCTACGCGCGAGCTGATCAGCTCGTTCCCAGCACACATCCACTGCCGGTTGCGCCCGCCCCCCACAGCCGGTCAAGCCGCGACGGGCGAGCCCGTCGCGGGTCGAAACCCCGCACGCCGAACATGTCCGCACCCGCCGACGCACACCCACTACGCTGAGGGCCATGATCACCGCCATCGTGCTCATCCAGGCCGACATCCATCAGATCCCGGAGACCGCGCAGGCGGTCGCGGACATCCCGGGTGTCGCCGAGGTCTACTCGTGCGCAGGGGACGTCGACCTGATCGCGAAGATCCGGGTGCGGGATCACGAGCAGATCGCCGAAGTCGTCACCGGCCGGATCAACCGGCTTCCCGGTGTGCGCCACAGCGCGACCCACATCGCTTTCCGCAGCTACTCCCGCTCGGATGTGGAGGGCGGGTTCTCCATCGGCGAGGAGTAGTCGTCAGGAGCGAGCGCCGGCCAGGTCGGTACTCAGACTCGCCCAGCGCTCCAGCAGCGCGCGCGCAGCGCCCGAGTCGATGGCGTCGGCCGCGCGTTGCCGTGCGGCCCGGAATGCCTCGGTGAGTTCCGACGAGGTCATCGGGGTCTCCTGTTCGAAGGCGACGATCGCGCCGGCCGCGTTCAGCAGTACCGCGTCGCGCACCGCGCCCGTCGCCCCGGCGAGCAAGTCACGGGCGATCGCCGCGTTGGCGACCGCGTCACCGCCCTGCAGAGCCGACAGTTCCACCCGCTCGATGCCCAGGTCCGCCGGGTCGAGGGACAGCCGGGTGACCCGGCCGCCGATCACCTGCCACACCGTCGACGTGGTGGTGGTGGTCAGTTCGTCGAGTCCGTCGTCACCGCGGACGATGAGTGCGCCGGCGTCGCGGTCGGCGAAGGCCTGCGCCAGGACCGGCGCGAGATCGTCGAAGGCACAGCCGATCAGCCCGCGGGCCGGCCGGGCAGGGTTGGTGAGCGGGCCCAGCACGTTGAACACGGTCGGGATCCCGATCTGCTTGCGCGGCGGGCCGGTGAAGCGGAACGCCGGGTGAAAGACCGGGGCGAAGCAGAATCCGATGCCCAATTCGTCGACACACCGCGCGACACCCGCGGCATCCAGGGTGATCGCCACACCCAGCGCCTCCAGGACGTCGGCGCCCCCGCTCTTCGACGACGCGGCGCGGTTGCCGTGTTTCACGACCGGCACACCGGCAGCGGCGATGACGATGGAGGTCATGGTGGAGATGTTGACGGTGTGCGACCGGTCACCTCCGGTCCCGACCACGTCGACCGCCGGGCGGGATACGTCCACGAGCGTCGCGTGCGAGAGCATGGCCGCGGCCAGACCGATCAGTTCCGACGGCGCGACGCCCTTCATCTTGACCCCGACACCGAAGGCCGCGATCTGCGCGCCGGTGGCACCGTCGGTCATGATCTCGTTCATCGCCCAGGCGGCCTCCTCGGCCGTCAGGTCCTGTCGGTCGGTGACCTTGCCGAGGATCTGCGGCCAGGTGTACGTGGGTTGTGCGGGCGATGTCTGGGCGCTGCTCACAGACCCAGAGCTTACGGTGTTCCCTCAGCCCGATCGGTCATCGGCCGCAGGTCGCTGCAGCACCTGCCAGCCCAGAGCGGTCCCACCGTGCCGGGAACCGAGACTGGCCATTCGGGAACGTTCCTGGGACAGATGCATTGCGTCGAGAAGTTGCACGCGGGCCACCACGAGCACGGCGAGTCCCGCCGATGACGGCACCTCGGCCGACAGCGCTCCCCACCGCCCGGCGTCGACGACGCGGTAGCCGTCGAGGGCGGCGAGCGCGACGGCCTCGTCGAGACGGTGAGCCGGCAGCCGCAGAACGTGCCGCAGCACCACCTCCTCCTCGGGCTGCCACGACGACGCCGAGAGTGCCGTCGAACTCGCGATGGCGTCGTCGTCCGACGCGGCGACCACCGTCAGGTCGGGGTCGTCGACGGACAACGGCATCCCGGCATGCTCGCCGCCGAGGCGCGCGCGTAGCCGTGCCCACCGGCCGGCCGCAACGCGACGACCGTTCAGGTCGCGGCGGCCCCCGCTGTCACCGTCGTCCATGTGTCCTCCAGTCCTCGCTCGCGGCCTGTCGTCACAACCCCTTCAGCAAACCACGCGCACGCCACCCGCCCGTGCTCTCACCGAAGCCGTCAGGGGACACGCTGAGACGCCCCGATCATGCCCGCGACCTGCACGGAAAGAAAATGTTGGGGCCAATTTCCGACCCAAGTGGCCACCGCTTACTACGAACCGTCATACTTCACTTGTGACAAGCGCTGTAGGAACCTCAGGAACAGCCATCACCTCGCGCGTGCACTCGCTGAACCGGCCCAACATGGTCAGCGTCGGCACCATCGTGTGGTTGTCCAGTGAGCTCATGTTCTTCGCCGGCCTGTTCGCGATGTACTTCGTGGCGCGCGCGAACTCTCCCGCCGACATCGGCTGGCCCGCGAAACCCACCGAGCTCAATCTGGCACTCGCGATCCCGGTGACCACTGTGCTCATTCTCTCGTCGGTGACCTGCCAGATGGGCGTCTTCGCCGCGGAGCGCGGCGACGTCTTCGGCCTGCGCCGCTGGTATGTACTCACCTTCCTGATGGGGGCGTTCTTCGTCGCCGGTCAGGGCTACGAGTACTACCACCTGGTGCACGAGGGCACGACCCTCTCGTCGAGCGCCTACGGCTCCGTCTTCTACATGGCGACCGGCTTCCACGGCCTGCATGTCATCGGCGGTCTGGTGGCCTTCGTCTTCCTCCTGATCCGTACCAAGTTGTCGAAGTTCACGCCGGCACAGGCGACGGCCGCGATCGTCGTCTCCTATTACTGGCACTTCGTCGACATCGTCTGGATCGGTCTGTTCGTCACGATCTACTTCGTCCGATGACGCCGGTCCACACCGCCACCTGAACCAACAGCCCCGCGGGGCAGCTCCCCGCAGAGCACGACAACGACAGTCCGTCCGCTTAGTAGAGAGTCACAGATGAGTTCATCTCCACCGCGATCGTCGGATGGCGACGCCGGTACCCCCGCGGTTGCCGGACCCGCACCGTCTCGGGAGTCGGCCGCCGCTGCCGGCCGCAAGGCCAAGTCCCGTCGCAAGTTGCGCCGTCGGGCGAGTGGCGCGTTGCTGCTGCTCGCCGGTCTCATGATGGCCGGGGTCATCGCCTCGGTGCTGACCCCCGACGCTCAGGTCGCGGTCGCCAACGCCGACGACGCCGCCCTCATCAAGGACGGGAAGAAGCTCTACGAAACGTCGTGCATCACGTGTCACGGCGCCAACCTGCAGGGTGTGGCCGATCGTGGTCCGTCGCTGCTCGGCGTCGGCGACGCCGCCGTGTACTTCCAGGTGTCGACCGGTCGTATGCCGGCCGCCCGTGGTGAGGCACAGGCACTGCGCAAGCCGCCGAAGTTCACCACCGCGCAGATCGACCAGCTCGGCGCTTACATCCAGTCCGAAGGTGGCGGCCCGGTGGCCCCCGACGCCGACGGCGAGGCCCTGCGCGGTCAGAACCTCGGACGCGGTAGCGAACTGTTCCGCCTCAACTGCGCCTCATGCCACAACTTCACCGGACGTGGCGGTGCTCTCTCGGGCGGCAAGTTCGCCCCGACGCTCGACGGCGTGACGGAGAAGCAGATCTACACCGCGATGCTGACCGGTCCGCAGAACATGCCCAAGTTCTCGAACCGCCAGCTCACCAGCGATGAGAAGAAGGACATCATCGGGTTCATCAAGTACGCCACCGAATCCAAGCCGCAGGGCGGACTCGGTATCGGCGGCTTCGGCCCGGTCAGTGAGGGCATGGTCATGTGGTTTGTCGGAGTCGTCGCGGTCGTGGCCTCCGCCATGTGGATGGGATCTCGGACATGAGTGGCGCAGACAAGGACGTCCCCACGCAGGACGAACTCGAGCAGATGAGCAACGACGAGCTCGTCAAACTGGGTACCAACCTCGACGGGGTGGAGATCATCCACCGTTCCGAGCGCTATCCCGAGCCCGGTTCCAAGGTCGAGAAGCGCGCAGAACGCCAGGTGGCCATCTGGTTCACCGTCTCGGGCATCTCGGCCATCGCGTGCTTCATCATCTTCATCTGGAACCACTGGGAGTTCGCCCTCCCCGGGAGTGCCGACTACTGGCGTTACACGCTGAACACTCCCCTGCTGGGCATCACCTTCGGGCTCTCGGTCCTCTCCATCGGTATCGCTCTGGTGCTCATCACCAAGAAGTTCCTGCCGGCCGAGATCGCGGTGCAGGATCGTCACGACGGTGGTTCGTCGGAGCTCGACAAGAAGACCATCGTCGCCGAGCTCGTGGACTCGGGCACAACGTCGACGCTGGGTCGTCGCAAGATGCTCATCGGGTCGGCCGTCTTCGGTCTGGGAGCGTTCGCGTTCACCGGTCTGATCGCCTTCGTCGGCGGCCTCATCAAGAACCCGTGGGCCGAGGGTGACAACTCACCCCTGTGGCATTCCGGCTGGTCGACCCTGCCGGGGCAGCCCAAGGAGACCGTCTACCTGCGTCGGGACACGGGTGACCCGTGGCGCGTCGCGCTCGTCCGTCCGGAAGACCTCGATGCGGGCGCGATGGAAACCGTGTTCCCGTGGCGGGTGTCCGACGGCTACGGCGCCGATGAGCACTCCCGGCACAAGCTGCTCGAGGGGCTGCGTCAGGTGCGCAACCCCGTCATGCTGATCCGCCTGCGTCCCGAGGACGCCAAGAACGCGGTCAAGCGTCGTGGCCAGGAGAGCTTCAATTACGGCGACTACTTCGCCTACACCAAGGTCTGCAGCCACCTCGGCTGCCCGACCTCGCTGTACGAGCAGCGCACCAATCGCATCCTCTGTCCGTGCCATCAGTCGCAGTTCGATGCCCTCCAGTACGCGAAACCGGTGTTCGGTCCGGCTGCGCGTGCACTGGCCCAGCTGCCGATCACGGTGAACAATGAGGGATACCTGGTCGCCGCAGGCGACTTCATCGAGCCCGTCGGACCAGCATTCTGGGAGCGTAGATCATGACCATCGCCGACCGTCTCGGGACGCAGGCGCAAGAGGTGGATTCGCGGTATCACCTCGCCGCCGGTATGCGTCGCCAGATCAACAAGGTCTTCCCGTCGCACTGGTCGTTCATGCTGGGTGAGGTTGCGCTCTACAGCTTCATCATCCTGCTGATCTCCGGCGTGTACCTGACTCTGTTCTTCGATCCGTCGATGAGCGAGGTCATCTACGACGGCGCCTATCAGCCGCTCAACGGTGTGATGATGACCAAGGCCTACGAGACCACCCTCAACATCTCCTTCGAGGTGCGCGGCGGTCTGTTCGTCCGCCAGATCCACCACTGGGCCGCGCTGCTGTTCGCCGCGTCGATCATCATCCACATGATGCGCATCTTCTTCACCGGTGCGTTCCGGCGTCCGCGTGAGGCCAACTGGATCATCGGCTGCTTCCTGCTGATCCTGGCGATGTTCGAGGGCTTCTTCGGCTACTCACTGCCCGACGACCTCCTCTCCGGCACCGGCGTCCGCGCCGCGATGAGCGGCATCGTGCTCGGTATTCCGCTGGTGGGTACGTGGATTCACTGGGCGCTCTTCGGTGGGGACTTCCCCGGCGAGATCATCATCCCGCGCATGTACGTGCTGCACATCCTGCTGTTCCCGGGCATCATCCTGGCGCTCATCGGCGCCCACCTCGCGCTCGTCTGGTACCAGAAGCACACCCAGTTCCCCGGCCCCGGCCGCACCGAGCGCAACGTGGTCGGCGTGCGCATCATGCCGGTCTTCGCCGCCAAGGGCGGCGCGATGTTCGCGATGACCACCGGCGTGCTGGCCCTGATGGCGGGTGTCTTCCAGATCAACCCGGTGTGGGTGCTCGGACCCTACAACCCGGCCCACGTCTCGGCCGGCTCCCAGCCCGACATCTACATGATGTGGACCGACGGTCTCGCCCGTCTGATGCCTGCGTGGGAGTTGTATCTCGGTAGATACACGATCCCGGCCATCTTCTGGGTGGTCGTGGTGATCACGATCATGTTCGCGGGGATGTTCGCCTACCCGTGGATCGAGAAGCGCTTGACCGGCGACGACGCCCATCACAACCTGTTGCAGCGTCCTCGGGATGTGCCGGTGCGTACCGGCATCGGGGCGATGGCGCTCTCGTTCTACATCATCCTCACGCTGTCGTGCATGAACGACGTGATCGCCTACAAGTTCCACGTCTCGCTCAACGCGACCACCTGGATGGGCCGCATCGGCCTGATCGTGGTGCCACCGCTGGCCTACTTCGTCGCCTACCGCTGGGCCCTGGCCCTGCAACGCAGCGACCGTCAGGTCCTGGCGCACGGTATCGAGACCGGCCTGATCAAGCGCCTGCCGCAGGGCGAGTACATCGAGGTCCACCAACCGCTGGGCCCGGTCGACTCGCACGGCCACCCGATCCCACTGCCCTACGAAGGTGCGGCTCTGCCCAAGCGGATGAACAAACTCGGCTCCTCCGGCGCACCCGGCACCGGATCGATCCTCACCGCCGACCCGCCCGAGCAGCAACGCCGCAACGTCGAGGCCGACCACGAGAACGAGATGGCCGAGCTCAAGGCTCTACGCGAGCTGCAGGCCAAGGGCGGCAATCCCTTGGAGTGACCCCGACCCGCTCGACAACGTCAGAACGCCCACCGGAGAGAACTCCTCCGGTGGGCGTTTTGACGTCGGTGTCCGAGGGTTGAGGAATGCGGTGACGGCTCCCCACGATAGGACCGATCGACTCAGTGTCGCGCGCGACCTACCGCGCACCTTTGCGCCGATATGACAACGTGGAGGCCATGAGACGACGCTTCGTTGCCGATACCGCCCGCCGAGCTACGGGCTTGCGCCAGATCACCCGCGGACTCGGCACCCTCGACGCCGAAATCTACGATTCCATCGCACGCTCCCCCAGCCCACTGCTGGATGCCACGATGCCCAAATTGTCTCGCGCAGCAGATCATTCGAAGTTGTGGATGGCCATCGCGGCCGGGCTTGCGCTGTCGGGTAAACCGTCGTTGCAGCGGGGCGCGGCCCGTGGCATCGCCTCGCTGGCGGTCACCAGCGTCGTGACCAATCAGGGCGCCAAGCGGATTCGGCGACGTTCCCGCCCAGGCGTCGACCCGATTCCCCTCCCCCGCCGTGGGTTGGCCCAGCCCACCTCCAACTCGCTGCCATCGGGGCACTCAGCGAGTGCGGCTGCTTTTGCCGTCGGTGTGGCGGTGGAGAACCCACCGGTCGGTCTGGGCCTGGCCGCGCTGGCCGGTCTGGTCGGTATCTCGCGGGTCGCGACGGGGGCCCACTACCCCGGCGACGTGATGGCGGGACTGGGCATCGGTGCCGGGATCGCCACGCTGGGCACCCGAGTGATCACACCGATCACCCGGCCGCGGATCTCCATGGCCCCACCCTCACGAGTACACACCCAGGCCCGGCCAGACGGTGATGGTGTTGTGGTGGTGGTCAATCCAGACTCGGGTGACGGTCAGGGCACGCGCGTGCTTGACCGCATACGCCGCGATCTGCCGGCGGCCGAGATCGTCGAACTCGATGAGAACTCCGACGTCGAGCAGGTCTTGCGTGATGCGGCGGCCGACGCCGAGGTACTCGGTGTCGCCGGTGGTGACGGGACCGTCGCGACAGCGGCCGCAGTCGCCCGCTCGGCCGATCTGCCCCTCGCGGTGTTCCCGGCCGGCACCTTCAACCACTTCGCCCGCGACATCGGCTGCGACACCACCGCTGCCACCATCGGCGCGATCCGCGCCGGGCACGTCACCCGCGTGGACACGGTGTGGCTCAACGACGAACACCTCATCCTCAACACCGCGAGTATCGGCGCCTACCCGCAGTTCGTCCGGACCCGTACCCGCCTGCAACGCCGGATCTCCCGGCCGCTGGCGACCGCCTATGCGGTCTTGCGAGTGGTGCGTCGTGCCCCGCATGTCCGCATCGACGTGGACGGCAAGGAGGTCGAGACGGCTCTGTTCCTCATCGGCAACTCGATGTATCACCCCACCGGCTTCCTGCCCTCCCGTCGCATGCGCATCGACGACGGTCTCCTCGACGTCCGCATCCTGGAGACCAATCACCGCTGGGCGACGGCCAGAGTCCTCGGAGCCCTTGCCGTCGGACGGCTTGAGGGTTCGCGCCTGTACCACGAGATGCAGGTCCCGGAGTTCCGGTTCTCCGCCGTCGACGCACCGATCACCATCGCCCACGACGGTGAGGTGGGAGACGCCTACACCGATGCGCATTTCCGCGTCGGCTACCGCGAGCTCGCCGTCTACTCGCCGCGTCGTCGCTGACCCCCAGCTGCTGAAACGACTACGGCCGCACCGAGATCGGTGCGGCCGTAGTCGTGCGGAGAGAGCGGGTCAGTGTTTCTCGGGTCCCACGTGGTATTCGAAGACCATTCCCGCAGCGGTACCCATGATGACCGCTGCCGCGAAGATCGCCAGCCAGAAGTTGCCGGTCGCGAACGCCACCGCGAACAGTGCCGCGCCGCCGGCTACCAGGATCGGCCACCACGAGTGCGGGCTGAAGAAGCCCAGTTCGCCTGCGCCGTCCTCGATCTCGGCGTCCTCGAAGTCCTCCGGACGGATCTCGACGCGACGGGCCACAAAGCGAAAGTAGGTGCCGGCGATCAGCGTCAGGCCGGCGCTGAAGAACATGCCGACCACACCGACCCACTCGGTGCCCTTGCTGGTGAAGGTGGTGAATAGCGTGTAGGCGACGCCCGCGAGGGCGAAGAACACGGTGAGCAGCTCGAAGAGCCGGGCTTCGACTTTCACTGGGGGCCTCCTGGCGAGCAGCTGGCGAGACGGGTGTTGTTCGGGTCACCGGTGGCTCCGATGCTGCCGTCGGACTTGCGTCGCGTGTCGAACGGCACGGTCGTCACCGACTTGGGCTCCTGGCAGATCGCTTCGAGCGCTTGGGCGTTGGTTGCCTGCGGGTTGCGATCGCGGAACTTGATGTAGGCGTCGAAGGCCTGCGGCGAGACCGCACGCACCTCGAAGTTCATCATCGAGTGGTATGTGCCGCACATTTCCGCACATCGTCCGACGAAGGCGCCCTCCCGGTCGATCGAGGAGATCTGGAAGACGTTGTCGGTGTGGTTCTGCTCCGGGAAGGGCAGCACGTCGCGCTTGAACAAGAACTCCGGCACCCAGAAGGAGTGGATGACGTCGGCGGCGGCGAGGTTGAACTCGATGCGCTTGCCGGTCGGCAGAACCAGGATCGGGATCTCGCTGGAGCTGCCGATGGTCTCGATCTTGTCGAACCGCAGGTAGGTGCGGATGTCGTCGTCACGACCGCCGGCCGGGAACGGCAGTTCCTCGCCGTGATGCATCTCGCGTTCCTGCGGACCGGCGAACGGGTTGCCCTCACCCACGCCGGGCTGAGCGCCCTCGTAACGGGGAGTGCCGTCGTCGAAGATCACGCTGCGGTAGCCGAACTTCCAGTTCCACTGGAAGGCAGTCACATCCACGACGACCTTGGAGTCGTTGTTCTTGCTCTCCACGTCGTTCTGCACGATGACGGTGAAGTAGAAGAGGACCGCGATGATGATGAACGGGATGGCGGTGTAGGTCAGCTCGAGCGGCACGTTGTAGGCCGTCTGCCGCGGGAACACGCCCTTCTTCTCGTCGTTGGCGCGATGGAAGCTGATGGTCCAGAAGATCAGCGCCCACACCAGGATGCCCATGATGAGCGCCGCGATGACCGACCAGGTCCACAGGTCGCCCATCTGCTTGGCCTCCGGCGTGATGCCTTCGGGCCAGCCGAAACGCATCGCATCGCGCGCGTCGCAGCCGGTCATCACCAGGGCGGCGAGCGCCAGACCGGCAACGACGCCGACCCGCTTGACCGCCCGTGACGTGGAAGAGACCTGCCGCGATCGGGGTCGTCCACCGTGTGCCAATTTCACGCCTTCCTGCTCGCCCGGGTGCGCGCTCACGCCACCGGGTGCATGCCACATGACCTGCACAGCACAAGTCCTGCGCGGGAGTCCCACGGCAATTCTTGCACCTAGTACTACGCAGCGTAGACCAACACGACGAAGCTTTCGTGATTGGGGCGCACGTTGCGACAT is part of the Gordonia bronchialis DSM 43247 genome and encodes:
- the qcrC gene encoding cytochrome bc1 complex diheme cytochrome c subunit, coding for MSSSPPRSSDGDAGTPAVAGPAPSRESAAAAGRKAKSRRKLRRRASGALLLLAGLMMAGVIASVLTPDAQVAVANADDAALIKDGKKLYETSCITCHGANLQGVADRGPSLLGVGDAAVYFQVSTGRMPAARGEAQALRKPPKFTTAQIDQLGAYIQSEGGGPVAPDADGEALRGQNLGRGSELFRLNCASCHNFTGRGGALSGGKFAPTLDGVTEKQIYTAMLTGPQNMPKFSNRQLTSDEKKDIIGFIKYATESKPQGGLGIGGFGPVSEGMVMWFVGVVAVVASAMWMGSRT
- a CDS encoding cytochrome c oxidase subunit 4 produces the protein MKVEARLFELLTVFFALAGVAYTLFTTFTSKGTEWVGVVGMFFSAGLTLIAGTYFRFVARRVEIRPEDFEDAEIEDGAGELGFFSPHSWWPILVAGGAALFAVAFATGNFWLAIFAAAVIMGTAAGMVFEYHVGPEKH
- the qcrA gene encoding cytochrome bc1 complex Rieske iron-sulfur subunit — encoded protein: MSGADKDVPTQDELEQMSNDELVKLGTNLDGVEIIHRSERYPEPGSKVEKRAERQVAIWFTVSGISAIACFIIFIWNHWEFALPGSADYWRYTLNTPLLGITFGLSVLSIGIALVLITKKFLPAEIAVQDRHDGGSSELDKKTIVAELVDSGTTSTLGRRKMLIGSAVFGLGAFAFTGLIAFVGGLIKNPWAEGDNSPLWHSGWSTLPGQPKETVYLRRDTGDPWRVALVRPEDLDAGAMETVFPWRVSDGYGADEHSRHKLLEGLRQVRNPVMLIRLRPEDAKNAVKRRGQESFNYGDYFAYTKVCSHLGCPTSLYEQRTNRILCPCHQSQFDALQYAKPVFGPAARALAQLPITVNNEGYLVAAGDFIEPVGPAFWERRS
- the trpD gene encoding anthranilate phosphoribosyltransferase codes for the protein MSSAQTSPAQPTYTWPQILGKVTDRQDLTAEEAAWAMNEIMTDGATGAQIAAFGVGVKMKGVAPSELIGLAAAMLSHATLVDVSRPAVDVVGTGGDRSHTVNISTMTSIVIAAAGVPVVKHGNRAASSKSGGADVLEALGVAITLDAAGVARCVDELGIGFCFAPVFHPAFRFTGPPRKQIGIPTVFNVLGPLTNPARPARGLIGCAFDDLAPVLAQAFADRDAGALIVRGDDGLDELTTTTTSTVWQVIGGRVTRLSLDPADLGIERVELSALQGGDAVANAAIARDLLAGATGAVRDAVLLNAAGAIVAFEQETPMTSSELTEAFRAARQRAADAIDSGAARALLERWASLSTDLAGARS
- the ctaE gene encoding aa3-type cytochrome oxidase subunit III, producing the protein MTSAVGTSGTAITSRVHSLNRPNMVSVGTIVWLSSELMFFAGLFAMYFVARANSPADIGWPAKPTELNLALAIPVTTVLILSSVTCQMGVFAAERGDVFGLRRWYVLTFLMGAFFVAGQGYEYYHLVHEGTTLSSSAYGSVFYMATGFHGLHVIGGLVAFVFLLIRTKLSKFTPAQATAAIVVSYYWHFVDIVWIGLFVTIYFVR
- the qcrB gene encoding cytochrome bc1 complex cytochrome b subunit — translated: MTIADRLGTQAQEVDSRYHLAAGMRRQINKVFPSHWSFMLGEVALYSFIILLISGVYLTLFFDPSMSEVIYDGAYQPLNGVMMTKAYETTLNISFEVRGGLFVRQIHHWAALLFAASIIIHMMRIFFTGAFRRPREANWIIGCFLLILAMFEGFFGYSLPDDLLSGTGVRAAMSGIVLGIPLVGTWIHWALFGGDFPGEIIIPRMYVLHILLFPGIILALIGAHLALVWYQKHTQFPGPGRTERNVVGVRIMPVFAAKGGAMFAMTTGVLALMAGVFQINPVWVLGPYNPAHVSAGSQPDIYMMWTDGLARLMPAWELYLGRYTIPAIFWVVVVITIMFAGMFAYPWIEKRLTGDDAHHNLLQRPRDVPVRTGIGAMALSFYIILTLSCMNDVIAYKFHVSLNATTWMGRIGLIVVPPLAYFVAYRWALALQRSDRQVLAHGIETGLIKRLPQGEYIEVHQPLGPVDSHGHPIPLPYEGAALPKRMNKLGSSGAPGTGSILTADPPEQQRRNVEADHENEMAELKALRELQAKGGNPLE
- the ctaC gene encoding aa3-type cytochrome oxidase subunit II, producing MTGCDARDAMRFGWPEGITPEAKQMGDLWTWSVIAALIMGILVWALIFWTISFHRANDEKKGVFPRQTAYNVPLELTYTAIPFIIIAVLFYFTVIVQNDVESKNNDSKVVVDVTAFQWNWKFGYRSVIFDDGTPRYEGAQPGVGEGNPFAGPQEREMHHGEELPFPAGGRDDDIRTYLRFDKIETIGSSSEIPILVLPTGKRIEFNLAAADVIHSFWVPEFLFKRDVLPFPEQNHTDNVFQISSIDREGAFVGRCAEMCGTYHSMMNFEVRAVSPQAFDAYIKFRDRNPQATNAQALEAICQEPKSVTTVPFDTRRKSDGSIGATGDPNNTRLASCSPGGPQ
- a CDS encoding bifunctional phosphatase PAP2/diacylglycerol kinase family protein; protein product: MRRRFVADTARRATGLRQITRGLGTLDAEIYDSIARSPSPLLDATMPKLSRAADHSKLWMAIAAGLALSGKPSLQRGAARGIASLAVTSVVTNQGAKRIRRRSRPGVDPIPLPRRGLAQPTSNSLPSGHSASAAAFAVGVAVENPPVGLGLAALAGLVGISRVATGAHYPGDVMAGLGIGAGIATLGTRVITPITRPRISMAPPSRVHTQARPDGDGVVVVVNPDSGDGQGTRVLDRIRRDLPAAEIVELDENSDVEQVLRDAAADAEVLGVAGGDGTVATAAAVARSADLPLAVFPAGTFNHFARDIGCDTTAATIGAIRAGHVTRVDTVWLNDEHLILNTASIGAYPQFVRTRTRLQRRISRPLATAYAVLRVVRRAPHVRIDVDGKEVETALFLIGNSMYHPTGFLPSRRMRIDDGLLDVRILETNHRWATARVLGALAVGRLEGSRLYHEMQVPEFRFSAVDAPITIAHDGEVGDAYTDAHFRVGYRELAVYSPRRR
- a CDS encoding Lrp/AsnC family transcriptional regulator; protein product: MITAIVLIQADIHQIPETAQAVADIPGVAEVYSCAGDVDLIAKIRVRDHEQIAEVVTGRINRLPGVRHSATHIAFRSYSRSDVEGGFSIGEE